In the genome of Archangium lipolyticum, the window CCCCGATGGGCAGGAGGACCCGGGCGAGGGTGTAGAGCCGGGAGACGCGCCCGGAGCGCACGGGGACGGCGGTGAGCGGGAGGCCCAGCGGGACGAGCACGAGGGGCGCGAGCAGGAAGAGCGTCTGGGCCAGGAGGAACTCGTGGAACCCTTCCGTGGCCCACCGCCACCCCAGAAGGATGACCCAGATTCCCCCTCCCACCGCTGTCCCGCGCGTCATGGCTCACAGCATACGCGGGTCACGGGCTCCAGGAGTGGACCTCGAGCCAGTCGATCTGGAACAGGGCCTGGCTCACGGTGGGCCAGCGGTTGTTGTACACGCTGAGCATGAAGCCCACGTACATCTGCTCGTCCGGAATCTTCGCGGGGTCGGTCACGGTGCCCCAGACGACGCCGTCGACCTTGTAGACGAGCTTGTTGGGCGTCCACTCGACGCTCCACTCGTGCCAGTCGGTGCCGGCGGCCCAGTCGGGCGCGGTGTGCGTCTCCCAGGCGTCGCTCGGGCCGCAGCCGTAGTGCGTGAAGGCGCCCATGGGGGTGCGGTCGCCGTCGTGGTTGGCGTCGAAGTCCTCGAACCAGTCCAGCTCGCAGGGATGCGACTGGCTGTAGGTGCCCTGTCCCGGCCTCGGCCACAGCAGGGCCGCCAGCGTGACGTCCGGAGCGCGGTCGACCCGCAGGCGGGCCACCACCTTGCCGTAGTGGATGAACGGCGCGTTCCCCCGGTTCAGGCTCGCCCAGCCCGTGGTGTAGCCACCCCAGTTGCGGAACGCGAGGTTGAGGTAGCCATCGCCCACCCAGGTGTTCTCGTTCGTCACCCAGCTGTTCTGGTATTGGAAGCCGCTGTCCGGGTTCCAGAGGGACAGGTCCAGGGGCGCGTTGAAGTCCTCGCGGTAGATGCGGGTGAAGGTCCCCGGCACATCCCCGCCCGTGCCACCGCCCGGATCGCCACCCCCGTTGGGGTCGATGAACTCGACGGTGAAGGTCTCCCAGCCCTGCGCCGAGCCGGCCGCGCAGGTCAGGGTGCCGCCGCCGCCATTCAGGGCCGCGCAGTAGGAGCCATTGAAGGCCTTGAGGGCCACCTGGTCTCCCGTGTGGATCTTCCCGCCCTGGTGCCAGTTGTTGAGCTTCTCGACGGTGAAGGTCTCCCAGCCCAGCTGGTTCGTCGTGCTCGCGTTGACGACGCCGCACGAGGTGTCCCCCAGGTCCCAGCTGCCGCCACAGGCGGACTGCAGGAAGTGGGTGCCATCGTTCGCGCGGAAGTTGACCTGGCTGCCGTGCCACAGCTCCCAGGACTCGCTCTGGTTGAAGACATCCAGATACTCCCAGTCGTCGGGGCGCGCGCCCTGGACCTGGACGTCGGCGCCACCGCCATTCATGGCGGAGACATAGACGCCGTTCATCGACTTCAACACGATTCTGCCATTGGGAAGACCCGAGGCGGCTCGTGCCTGGCTCGATGCCAGGAAAAGGCAAAGAGCGCTCAGGAGGGAGCACGGCAAAGACAGCCGCCAGCGGCC includes:
- a CDS encoding family 16 glycosylhydrolase — translated: MLKSMNGVYVSAMNGGGADVQVQGARPDDWEYLDVFNQSESWELWHGSQVNFRANDGTHFLQSACGGSWDLGDTSCGVVNASTTNQLGWETFTVEKLNNWHQGGKIHTGDQVALKAFNGSYCAALNGGGGTLTCAAGSAQGWETFTVEFIDPNGGGDPGGGTGGDVPGTFTRIYREDFNAPLDLSLWNPDSGFQYQNSWVTNENTWVGDGYLNLAFRNWGGYTTGWASLNRGNAPFIHYGKVVARLRVDRAPDVTLAALLWPRPGQGTYSQSHPCELDWFEDFDANHDGDRTPMGAFTHYGCGPSDAWETHTAPDWAAGTDWHEWSVEWTPNKLVYKVDGVVWGTVTDPAKIPDEQMYVGFMLSVYNNRWPTVSQALFQIDWLEVHSWSP